From one Macaca nemestrina isolate mMacNem1 chromosome 3, mMacNem.hap1, whole genome shotgun sequence genomic stretch:
- the LOC105463559 gene encoding homeodomain-only protein: MSAETATGPTEDQVEILEYNFNKVDKHPDSTTLCLIAAEAGLSEEETQKWFKQRLAKWRRSEGLPSECRSVTD, translated from the exons ATGTCGGCGGAGACCGCGACCGGCCCCACGGAGGACCAGGTGGAGATCCTGGAGTACAACTTCAACAAGGTCGACAAACACCCGGATTCCACCACGCTGTGCCTCATCGCGGCCGAGGCCGGCCTTTCCGAGGAGGAGACCCAG AAATGGTTTAAGCAGCGCCTGGCGAAGTGGCGGCGCTCAGAAGGCCTGCCCTCAGAGTGCAGATCCGTCACAGACTAA